The following coding sequences lie in one Candidatus Methylomirabilota bacterium genomic window:
- a CDS encoding ABC transporter substrate-binding protein: MTKRWTLLLALVGVGTLAAALLADAQAPIKIGVIEPLSGAVAASGSYVRMGAEIARDWINARGGINGRKVELIIEDNKSDPKEAASAAEKLIVRDKVPAIMGAWGSSMTLAAMPKLEEYGVPMVVETSSAATITKRGNPWIFRISPPSEMEALGLEQYVERLGVRRADFLAVNTDWGRGAIGAFGDMLKKKGVAVGAAEFMDQAATDMSAQLTKIKGTGGDTLFLTTAVEQITLVLKQAQEQRLARRVVTTGGSSSPTQLIKQAGPAAEGSYHIVFFMPWFPEAMPDGRLAKAFVDEWAKRGHPFEGLTEGFRGHDGIATIAEAIRLAGVDEPKAVRDALWRVSLMGVNGPIKFEKDGPAGKESGQSRPSIFVVQIRDGKVALPDFLAKK; this comes from the coding sequence ATGACCAAGCGGTGGACGTTGCTCCTGGCTCTCGTCGGTGTCGGCACGCTCGCGGCAGCGCTGCTCGCGGACGCGCAGGCGCCGATCAAGATCGGCGTCATCGAGCCGCTCTCGGGGGCGGTCGCGGCCTCTGGCAGCTACGTGCGCATGGGCGCCGAGATCGCGCGCGACTGGATCAACGCGCGCGGCGGCATCAACGGGCGGAAGGTCGAGCTGATCATCGAGGACAACAAGTCCGACCCCAAGGAGGCCGCGAGCGCGGCCGAGAAGCTCATCGTCCGCGACAAGGTGCCGGCGATCATGGGCGCCTGGGGCAGCTCGATGACGCTGGCCGCGATGCCGAAGCTCGAGGAGTACGGCGTCCCGATGGTCGTCGAGACCTCGAGCGCCGCGACGATCACCAAGCGCGGCAACCCGTGGATCTTCCGCATCAGCCCACCCTCCGAGATGGAGGCGCTCGGCCTCGAGCAATACGTCGAGCGGCTCGGCGTCCGGCGGGCCGACTTCCTTGCGGTGAACACGGACTGGGGGCGCGGCGCGATCGGCGCCTTCGGCGACATGCTGAAGAAGAAGGGCGTCGCCGTCGGCGCCGCCGAGTTCATGGATCAGGCCGCCACCGACATGAGCGCCCAGCTCACGAAGATCAAGGGCACGGGCGGCGACACGCTCTTCCTCACCACGGCCGTCGAGCAGATCACGCTCGTCCTCAAGCAGGCGCAGGAGCAGCGGCTCGCGCGCCGGGTCGTCACGACGGGCGGGAGCTCCTCACCGACGCAGCTCATCAAGCAGGCGGGTCCCGCGGCCGAGGGCAGCTACCACATCGTCTTCTTCATGCCCTGGTTCCCGGAGGCGATGCCCGACGGCAGGCTCGCGAAGGCGTTCGTGGACGAGTGGGCCAAGCGCGGCCACCCGTTCGAGGGCCTCACCGAGGGCTTCCGCGGCCACGACGGGATCGCCACGATCGCCGAGGCGATCCGCCTCGCGGGCGTGGACGAGCCCAAGGCGGTCCGCGACGCCCTCTGGCGGGTGAGCCTCATGGGCGTCAACGGCCCGATCAAGTTCGAGAAGGACGGCCCGGCGGGCAAGGAGAGCGGCCAGAGCCGGCCCAGCATCTTCGTCGTCCAGATCCGGGACGGCAAGGTGGCGCTGCCCGACTTTCTCGCGAAGAAGTAG